A stretch of Mastomys coucha isolate ucsf_1 unplaced genomic scaffold, UCSF_Mcou_1 pScaffold3, whole genome shotgun sequence DNA encodes these proteins:
- the Adgrf2 gene encoding adhesion G-protein coupled receptor F2 isoform X1 codes for MISALWLYCLMLLLPIESCRILCQAASESKEHVMSRPHDICDGVCKNNATPCFQSCPPNSEGDMKFACKAKKWHKVTETCHTLNTQSIFEEDEESHSVQLSASTIRTHMYHRELKTITDTLMEKCPKDLSCVIRGIEKSPRIPGNIAVVVQLLHNISTTLTKDVNEEKMQSYSAMANHILNSKSISNWTFIQDRNSSCVLLQSINSFASKLFMKEHLINISHVFIHTMGTIISRGSLGKNFTFSMRINDTSDKVTGRVLLTTKELQRVPPAFQVISIAFPTLGAILEASLLENMTVNGLVLSVILPEELQNISLIFEKIRKSGERRSQCVGWHSLQSRWDRSVCKMIQENSRQAVCLCRPNKLFTSFSILMSPNTLENPVLTYITYVGLGISICSLIICLAIEALVWSQVTKTEISYLRHLCIANIAVTLLMADVWFIVASFLSGPVLHHNGCVTATFFVHFFYLSVFFWMLAKALLILYGILIVFHTLPKSCLVASLFSVGYGCPLVIAVITLAVTEPRKGYLRPEACWLNWDMTKALLAFVVPALSIVVVNLITVTLVIIKTQRAAIGSSMFQEVRAIVRICKNIAILTPLLGLTWGFGIATVIDGHSLAFHIIFSLLNALQGFFILLFGTILDPKIREALKSRITSAKWISRVSEDLSSEFSCHPTKGPS; via the exons ATGATTTCTGCACTGTGGTTGTACTGCTTGATGCTTCTTTTGCCTATTGAATCCTGTAGGATATTATGCCAG gcCGCCAGTGAGAGCAAGGAGCATGTGATGTCCAGGCCACATG ATATCTGTGACGGTGTCTGTAAGAATAATGCCACCCCCTGCTTTCAGTCTTGCCCTCCAAACAGTGAGGGCGACATGAAATTTGCCTGTAAGGCCAAGAAATGGCACAAAGTCACTGAAACCTGCCACACTCTGAATACCCAAAGCATCTTTGAG GAGGATGAGGAATCACATTCAGTTCAATTATCTGCATCAAccatacgcacacacatgtatcatAGAGAACTTAAAACCATAACAGATACGTTGATGGAGAAGTGTCCAAAGGATTTGTCTTGTGTGATCAGAGGCATTGAGAAATCTCCTCGGATACCAGGGAACATCGCTGTGGTGGTACAGCTCTTACATAACATCTCAACAACTCTAACCAAAGACGTCAATGAGGAAAAGATGCAG AGTTACAGCGCCATGGCTAACCACATTCTTAACAGTAAAAGCATATCAAATTGGACCTTCATCCAAGACAGAAACAGCAGCTGTGTCTTGCTTCAATCAATCAATTCATTTGCAAGCAAGCTATTTATGAAGGAACATCTCATCAACATATCACATGTCTTCATTCATACCATGGGTACCATCATTTCCAGGGGCAGCCTTGGCAAGAATTTCACGTTCTCAATGCGAATTAACGATACGAGTGATAAGGTCACTGGGAGGGTACTGCTCACCACCAAAGAGCTTCAGAGGGTGCCTCCTGCTTTCCAGGTCATTAGCATTGCTTTCCCAACTCTTGGGGCTATCCTGGAGGCCAGTCTTTTGGAAAATATGACCGTGAATGGGCTCGTCCTGTCCGTCATTTTGCCTGAGGAGCTTCAAAACATCTCACTGATATTTGAAAAGATCAGAAAATCTGGAGAGAGGAGGTCCCAGTGTGTGGGATGGCACTCCTTGCAGAGCAGATGGGACCGGAGCGTTTGTAAAATGATTCAAGAAAACTCCCGGCAAGCTGTTTGCCTTTGTCGACCGAACAAGTTATTTACTTCTTTCTCCATTCTAATGTCTCCCAACACCTTGGAAAACCCGGTTCTAACTTATATCACATATGTAGGCCTAGGCATTTCCATCTGCAGCTTGATCATTTGCCTGGCCATTGAGGCCTTAGTCTGGAGTCAAGTGACAAAGACCGAGATCTCCTATTTACGTCACCTGTGCATCGCTAACATTGCAGTCACCTTGTTGATGGCTGATGTATGGTTCATTGTGGCCTCTTTCCTCAGTGGCCCAGTATTACACCACAATGGATGTGTGACTGCGACATTTTTTGTTCACTTCTTTTACCTGTCTGTGTTTTTCTGGATGCTTGCCAAGGCTCTCCTTATCCTCTATGGAATTCTCATTGTGTTCCATACACTGCCCAAGTCATGCCTGGTGGCCTCTCTGTTTTCCGTGGGCTATGGGTGCCCTTTGGTCATTGCTGTTATCACACTTGCTGTTACAGAGCCTAGAAAAGGCTACCTCCGACCTGAGGCCTGCTGGCTTAACTGGGACATGACCAAGGCACTCCTGGCCTTTGTAGTCCCAGCTCTGTCCATTGTTGTAGTAAACCTGATTACAGTCACACTGGTCATCATCAAGACCCAGAGAGCTGCCATCGGTAGCTCCATGTTCCAGGAAGTAAGAGCCATCGTGAGGATCTGTAAGAATATTGCCATCCTCACACCACTGCTGGGGCTAACCTGGGGATTTGGAATAGCCACCGTCATTGACGGTCACTCCCTGGCCTTCCACATTATCTTCTCCTTACTCAATGCACTTCAG GGTTTCTTTATCCTGCTGTTTGGAACAATCCTGGATCCAAAG ATAAGAGAAGCCTTAAAGAGTCGAATAACATCTGCCAAATGGATCTCCAGAGTATCAGAg GACCTTTCCTCTGAGTTCTCTTGTCATCCTACCAAAGGGCCAAGCTAA
- the Adgrf2 gene encoding adhesion G-protein coupled receptor F2 isoform X2, producing MEDEESHSVQLSASTIRTHMYHRELKTITDTLMEKCPKDLSCVIRGIEKSPRIPGNIAVVVQLLHNISTTLTKDVNEEKMQSYSAMANHILNSKSISNWTFIQDRNSSCVLLQSINSFASKLFMKEHLINISHVFIHTMGTIISRGSLGKNFTFSMRINDTSDKVTGRVLLTTKELQRVPPAFQVISIAFPTLGAILEASLLENMTVNGLVLSVILPEELQNISLIFEKIRKSGERRSQCVGWHSLQSRWDRSVCKMIQENSRQAVCLCRPNKLFTSFSILMSPNTLENPVLTYITYVGLGISICSLIICLAIEALVWSQVTKTEISYLRHLCIANIAVTLLMADVWFIVASFLSGPVLHHNGCVTATFFVHFFYLSVFFWMLAKALLILYGILIVFHTLPKSCLVASLFSVGYGCPLVIAVITLAVTEPRKGYLRPEACWLNWDMTKALLAFVVPALSIVVVNLITVTLVIIKTQRAAIGSSMFQEVRAIVRICKNIAILTPLLGLTWGFGIATVIDGHSLAFHIIFSLLNALQGFFILLFGTILDPKIREALKSRITSAKWISRVSEDLSSEFSCHPTKGPS from the exons ATG GAGGATGAGGAATCACATTCAGTTCAATTATCTGCATCAAccatacgcacacacatgtatcatAGAGAACTTAAAACCATAACAGATACGTTGATGGAGAAGTGTCCAAAGGATTTGTCTTGTGTGATCAGAGGCATTGAGAAATCTCCTCGGATACCAGGGAACATCGCTGTGGTGGTACAGCTCTTACATAACATCTCAACAACTCTAACCAAAGACGTCAATGAGGAAAAGATGCAG AGTTACAGCGCCATGGCTAACCACATTCTTAACAGTAAAAGCATATCAAATTGGACCTTCATCCAAGACAGAAACAGCAGCTGTGTCTTGCTTCAATCAATCAATTCATTTGCAAGCAAGCTATTTATGAAGGAACATCTCATCAACATATCACATGTCTTCATTCATACCATGGGTACCATCATTTCCAGGGGCAGCCTTGGCAAGAATTTCACGTTCTCAATGCGAATTAACGATACGAGTGATAAGGTCACTGGGAGGGTACTGCTCACCACCAAAGAGCTTCAGAGGGTGCCTCCTGCTTTCCAGGTCATTAGCATTGCTTTCCCAACTCTTGGGGCTATCCTGGAGGCCAGTCTTTTGGAAAATATGACCGTGAATGGGCTCGTCCTGTCCGTCATTTTGCCTGAGGAGCTTCAAAACATCTCACTGATATTTGAAAAGATCAGAAAATCTGGAGAGAGGAGGTCCCAGTGTGTGGGATGGCACTCCTTGCAGAGCAGATGGGACCGGAGCGTTTGTAAAATGATTCAAGAAAACTCCCGGCAAGCTGTTTGCCTTTGTCGACCGAACAAGTTATTTACTTCTTTCTCCATTCTAATGTCTCCCAACACCTTGGAAAACCCGGTTCTAACTTATATCACATATGTAGGCCTAGGCATTTCCATCTGCAGCTTGATCATTTGCCTGGCCATTGAGGCCTTAGTCTGGAGTCAAGTGACAAAGACCGAGATCTCCTATTTACGTCACCTGTGCATCGCTAACATTGCAGTCACCTTGTTGATGGCTGATGTATGGTTCATTGTGGCCTCTTTCCTCAGTGGCCCAGTATTACACCACAATGGATGTGTGACTGCGACATTTTTTGTTCACTTCTTTTACCTGTCTGTGTTTTTCTGGATGCTTGCCAAGGCTCTCCTTATCCTCTATGGAATTCTCATTGTGTTCCATACACTGCCCAAGTCATGCCTGGTGGCCTCTCTGTTTTCCGTGGGCTATGGGTGCCCTTTGGTCATTGCTGTTATCACACTTGCTGTTACAGAGCCTAGAAAAGGCTACCTCCGACCTGAGGCCTGCTGGCTTAACTGGGACATGACCAAGGCACTCCTGGCCTTTGTAGTCCCAGCTCTGTCCATTGTTGTAGTAAACCTGATTACAGTCACACTGGTCATCATCAAGACCCAGAGAGCTGCCATCGGTAGCTCCATGTTCCAGGAAGTAAGAGCCATCGTGAGGATCTGTAAGAATATTGCCATCCTCACACCACTGCTGGGGCTAACCTGGGGATTTGGAATAGCCACCGTCATTGACGGTCACTCCCTGGCCTTCCACATTATCTTCTCCTTACTCAATGCACTTCAG GGTTTCTTTATCCTGCTGTTTGGAACAATCCTGGATCCAAAG ATAAGAGAAGCCTTAAAGAGTCGAATAACATCTGCCAAATGGATCTCCAGAGTATCAGAg GACCTTTCCTCTGAGTTCTCTTGTCATCCTACCAAAGGGCCAAGCTAA